TTTGTTGGGATTGGGGATGCGGGATACGCTTGGGATAGAGGGAGAAAGAAGGGAGAGCGGATACGTGATTCGGGATACGCCATGGGTGGAGGGAAGGAGAAGGAGGGGGAATACTCGAATCAGTTGAACTTAGTGTTTATTAGTAGCTTAACGGTTGGCTGGACTTATTTTTAACAGAGTGAGACTGGCGGACCGTACTGGATGGTGCTGGCTGGGGAAGAGGGTCCAACGAATAGAGGCGGTTGTGATTTCTGTCGAACCCTCCCGAAAAGTCGATATCCGTTCATTTTAGTCGATAAATCGAAATAATCGTCGATATATTAAAATTTTGGTCGATATATCAAAATAATCCCCGATATATCCAAATTTCGGTCGATATCCGCTCCAGAATAGCCGATATGCTCTCCAGCTACCCCAATGCCGCAACAGAAACGAATGAATCTGCCTCGATTCTAACCCTATTTCGCCTCCACTACGCCGTAATGTCATGCCATTTGAACAGTTTTGAACCAAAATAGAGGAGTTTTGATCGTAAATTTGAGATATTAATGGTCCACTCCTAAAAAATTCAACCCTTCGCCTCACTCACATTGCAATAGCGCCGAACCTCCTGTTGATCCCAGCCAAACCCCATCCATCCCTAAATCCGTTCACTCAAATACAGCCAAATCAGCTGAGGAATTTTCCAGGCGGTGATTTCCATAAAGGCGGTAATGTAAATATAGTCATTTGTTGAGCGGTTTTGTATCAGGTCGTACCACCATTCTGTTTCGTATCTTGAGATCATGCTGAGGTTGTAGAGCAGCAGGTAATGAGTGAGCAGTTCAGGCATGATAAACAGCTGTTCTTTTTCAGCGGGCAGCGAGTACTCCTTTTTTTCGAGGCTGTAGGAGAGTATGGCCGTTGAAAATGGAGAGAGGCTTTCTTTTTTCATAATTATCTTTTCTCCATCTGAAATGGCGGTTTCCAAGCCGGTAAGGTGTTCGATTGTTTCCGCCAGCCTTTTATCGGTGATGTGATAGGCGACGGCTGCTTCAGATGATAGATAGATGGCATCCGGGCCTTCCTTTAGAGGGAAAGCCGGTTTCCCATTCCGGAGTACTTTGAAGCAATGCCCCATTTCGGGTATTCTCCGCAGGAGCATTTCCATTGTATAGCGTTCTTTATCCAATTCCTTGAGCTTAAAGAGAGTTCGGGCGGTATGGTGAAACAGGCCGTTTTTCTGGAGTCGTACCTCATCTTTAAGAAACAAGTAATCCTGTTTCTTCTTTTTACGTGTTGTGACGCCGTGGGCAAGCACTGAGGTGGTTTCGGGATAATCAGGGTCCTCGGTAAGAATGCTTGCTTTCACGAGCTGAGTGAGGCCATAGAAGTAAAGGATGGGTTTAATGGAAAGGGGAGCTTCCTCTGCCTGCTTGTAAAAGCTCTCTGCATGCATGAGATAATACATGAATGTGCAGGAGTTTCGATAAGACAATTGGGATGCGAGAGATCCGAATGACTTTGTATAAATTTTTTCCAGTGTGTTTTGCGAGCTTTCAGTCGAATGCAGGTATATGTAGGAATTCCAAGGATTAGTTGGTTTCATTGTATGCCTCTCCAGTTTTCTTAATATTTAAACTCTTTGTGGTCTTCTTGACATTATCTAGAACCTATTGATACTCTACTAATAATATTTTGCGGAATCGAGGGGATTTATATAATGTGGAATGATAAGTTTGCTAAAGAAGGTTTGACGTTTGACGATGTTCTTTTGGTCCCGGCTAAGTCGGAAATCCTGCCAAGAGATGTAGACCTTAAGGTTGAATTAACCCCCACCCTTAAATTAAATCTCCCTATTATCAGTGCGGGGATGGATACTGTTACGGAAGCAGAGATGGCGATTGCTATGGCTCGCCAGGGCGGACTTGGTGTAATTCACAAGAATATGTCCATAGAGCAGCAGGCAGAGCAGGTGGATAAAGTGAAGCGTTCCGAACGCGGAGTCATTACGGATCCTTTCTTTTTAACTCCGGATCATCAAGTATTCGATGCTGAGCATTTGATGGGTAAATACCGCATTTCAGGTGTTCCGGTCGTGAATACACTGGAGGAGCAAAAGCTAGTCGGGATTATTACGAACCGCGATTTGCGCTTCATCCAGGATTACTCCATTAAAATTTCCGATGTTATGACAAAAGAGCATTTGGTTACGGCTCCTGTTGGAACAACACTTCAGGAAGCGGAAAGCATTTTGCAGAAATATAAAATTGAAAAACTCCCTCTTGTGGATGATGAAGGCGTACTGAAAGGCCTGATCACCATTAAGGATATTGAAAAAGTAATTGAATTCCCGCATTCCGCTAAAGATGCGCATGGCCGCTTGCTCGTTGGCGGAGCAGTAGGAGTTACAGCTGACACGATGCTGCGGGTAGAAAAATTGGTTGAAGCAAGCGTTGATGTTATTGTGCTCGATACAGCGCACGGTCATTCAAAAGGCGTACTTGATGCAGTAAGAAAA
The Metabacillus sp. FJAT-52054 genome window above contains:
- the guaB gene encoding IMP dehydrogenase, with translation MWNDKFAKEGLTFDDVLLVPAKSEILPRDVDLKVELTPTLKLNLPIISAGMDTVTEAEMAIAMARQGGLGVIHKNMSIEQQAEQVDKVKRSERGVITDPFFLTPDHQVFDAEHLMGKYRISGVPVVNTLEEQKLVGIITNRDLRFIQDYSIKISDVMTKEHLVTAPVGTTLQEAESILQKYKIEKLPLVDDEGVLKGLITIKDIEKVIEFPHSAKDAHGRLLVGGAVGVTADTMLRVEKLVEASVDVIVLDTAHGHSKGVLDAVRKIRETYPELNIIAGNVATPEATRDLIEAGANVVKVGIGPGSICTTRVVAGVGVPQITAIYDCATEARNHGASIIADGGIKYSGDIVKALAAGGHAVMLGSLLAGTTESPGETEIFQGRRFKVYRGMGSVGAMEKGSKDRYFQEDNKKFVPEGIEGRIAYKGPLADTVYQLTGGVRSGMGYCGTKNLFELRENSKFIRMTGAGLIESHPHDVNITKESPNYSR
- a CDS encoding YaaC family protein, translating into MKPTNPWNSYIYLHSTESSQNTLEKIYTKSFGSLASQLSYRNSCTFMYYLMHAESFYKQAEEAPLSIKPILYFYGLTQLVKASILTEDPDYPETTSVLAHGVTTRKKKKQDYLFLKDEVRLQKNGLFHHTARTLFKLKELDKERYTMEMLLRRIPEMGHCFKVLRNGKPAFPLKEGPDAIYLSSEAAVAYHITDKRLAETIEHLTGLETAISDGEKIIMKKESLSPFSTAILSYSLEKKEYSLPAEKEQLFIMPELLTHYLLLYNLSMISRYETEWWYDLIQNRSTNDYIYITAFMEITAWKIPQLIWLYLSERI